DNA from Kitasatospora acidiphila:
TGATTCGTACTCCGCCCGGTCGCACAACCGGCTGAGCACCACGGAGGTCGTGGTCCGGCGGCGCTGCCGGGCGGAGGGCCTCCGACTCATACCCCGGACTCGCCGCCCGGGATCAGTCGCTGCTGATTACTTCCCGGCGAGCGCCTTGTCCGACTCGGCAGGCGCGGTGGCCGGCTTCGGCCGGGCCGGTCCGGCGGCCTCCTGGAAGGCGTCGAACGGCTTCTCCATCTGGGCGAGGCCGACGGTCTCCCGCTTGAGGAACATCGCCAGCGTCCAGTCGGTGAAGACCCGGATCTTCCGGTTCATGGTCGGCACCATCGCGCCGTGGTACAGGCGGTGGAACCACCAGGCCGGGCGGCCCTTCAGCTTGACCTTGCCGAAGAGGATCGCGACGCCCTTGTGCAGGCCCAGACCGGCGACCGCACCGAGGTTCTTGTGCTTGTACTCCTTCTGCGGGAAGCCCCGCATGCCGGAGACGACGTTGTCACCGAGGACGGCCGCCTGGCGCACCGCGTGCTGCGCGTTCGGCGGGCACCAGGCGCCCTCGCCGGAGGCGAGGTCCGGCACCTGGGCGTTGTCGCCGGCCGCCCAGACGTAGTCGAAGCCCTGCACCTGCAGGGTCGGAGCGGTGTCGACGTGACCGCGCGGGCCCAGCGGCAGGCCGAAGTTGGCGACCACCGGGTTCGGCTTGACGCCCGCGGTCCACACGATGGTGGCCGCGTCCATCTCCTCGCCGTTCTTCAGCACCACGTGCTGGTCGACGCAGGAGTCCATCGAGGTCTCGATGAAGACCTCGATGTTGCGCTCCTCGAGCTTGCCCTTGGTCCACAGGCCCAGGTCGGGGCCCACCTCGGGCAGGATCCGGTTGGCGGCCTCGACCATGACGAAGCGCATGTCGTCACGGCTGACGGTCTTGTAGAGCTTGGCCGCGTCGCGGGCCATGTCCTCGACCTCGGCGATGGTCTCGACGCCGGCGAAGCCGCCGCCGATGACCACGAAGGTGAGGGCCTTGCGGCGGATCGCCTCGTCCGTGGTGGACTCGGCCTTGTCCAGCTGGGCCAGGACGTGGTTGCGGAGGCTGATCGCCTCCTCGACCGTCTTCATGCCGATGCCGTGCTCGGCCAGGCCGGGGATCGGGAAGGTGCGGGAGACCGAGCCGGTGGCCACGACCAGGTAGTCGAAGGGCAGCTCGTAGGTGTCGCCGGCGAGCGGCGCGATGGTGGCGACCTTGCGGGCGTGGTCCACCTCGGTCACCTGACCGGTGAGGACCTCCGCCTTCTTGAGGGCGCTGCGCAGCGGCGCGACGAGGTTGCGAGGCGCGACGTTGCCGCCGGCCGCCTCGGGAAGGAAGGGCAGGTACGTCATGTACGACCGCGGGTCGACGACCGTGACGGTCGCCTCCCCGAAGCGCATCTTCTTGAGGATGCGCATCGCGGCATACAGGCCGACGTAACCACCGCCGACAATGAGGATGCGAGGACGCTCCGTGGTGCTCATATCGGAAAGTATCCAGCACCGCTCGGAGCACCCTTCGTGAGGCCCGTCACAAGGTGATGGACAGGGCCTGCTACACTGCCCGCCCACAACTCGGGCCCCACTCCTCCGCACGACTGCCGGGGGCGGCCTCGGGCGGACGTTTGAATTCCGCTCACCCGGTTGAGCAGCAGTGATCCGCCGTCACTGGCACCTTATCTGACACCTGTTTGGATTCCATCAGCCGATCCGGAACCCCACCTGGGATCCATCGGCCGCGGCCACCCCGGCACCTTCAATCCCGCATACCGGACGAACCGGTCGTCGGACTGCGGAGAACGGGGGAACTCCATGTGAAGAAATTCACGAAGCTTCTCGCGGCGCCGGGCGCGCCACCCCGGCCCGAGGGTCCCGGGCGGGGGGTGGCGGTCCGTCAGAAGGGGGTCAGGAGACCAGGCTCCAGGCGATGCCGTCCAGGATGTCGTGCTCGCTCACCACCAGCTCGGCGGCGCCGGTGCGCTCCATGATCGAACGCAGTACCAGCGCGCCGGCCCCGATCACGTCCACCCGCCCGGGGTGCAGCGACGGAATGGCCGCCCGCTCGGCGTGGGTGGCGCCGAGCAGCTGCTCGGTCACCTCGCGGACCCGGGTCAGCGAGAGCCTGGAGTGGTGGATCCGGGCCGACTGGTACTCCGGCAGGCCGAGCGCGATCGCGGCCACCGAGGTGACCGTGCCGGCCAGGCCGACCAGGGTGGCCGCCTCGGTCAGCGGCACCGCCTCGGCGGCGAGGTTCAGCCCCTGGGCGATGTCCGCCTCGGCCGCCGCGATCTGGACCGAGGTCGGCACGTCGGATCCGGCGAAGTGGCGCTCCGTCAGCCGCACCGAGCCGATGTCCACCGAGCGCGCGGCCCGTACCGTCTCGCCGCCCAGCACGAACTCGGTGGAGCCGCCGCCCAGGTCGAAGACCAGGTACGGGGCCGCGACCGAGGTGCCGGCCAGGCCCTTGGTGGCACCGGCGAAGGAGAGCTGTGCCTCCTCGTCACCCGAGACCACCTCCGGGTCGACCCCGAGGATCTCCCGCACGCCCTTGGCGAACTCGGCGCTGTTCTCGGCATCCCGGGAGGCGCTGGTGGCCACGAACCTGGTCCGCTCCGGGGCCACGCCGTACTCGGCGATCACCGCGGCGTACTCGCGGCAGGCCGCGAAGGTGCGCTCCAGCGCCTCGGGCGCCAACCGCCCGGTGCGGTCCACGTCCTGGCCGAGCCGCACGATGAGCATCCGGCGGTCCAGGTCGACGGCCCGCCCGGCCTGCGGGTCGATGTCGGCGATCAGCAGGCGGATCGAGTTGGTGCCGCAGTCGACCGCGGCCACCCGGATGCTGCTCACCGGCCCTCCTCGGGCTGCTCCGAACCGTCCTGCTCCGGCCCGTCCTGCTCCGACTCGGCGGCGGCCCGCTTGGCGGCCCGCTCGGCCGTCTTGCGCTCCTTGGCGGCGATCACCTCGGCGTGGTCCTCGGCCTCCTCGCGCTGGTGCCGCAGCGCCTCGACGCCGGTCTGGATCTGCTCCTCGGTGACGCAGGAGCCCTTGCGCCACCACTCGGGCAGCATCGCCAGCGCCTCGTCACCCAGCGGGTTGACGCCCTCGCCGGCCGCCAGCGAGTGGCCGACCAGCACGTGCAGGCACTTCACCCGGTCCGGCATGCCACCGGCCGACGGGAAGCCCTCCAGCACCTCGATGGCGTCCCGGCGGGCGATGTAGTCCTCGTGCGCCTTCTGGTAGGCGGCCGCCAGCTCCGGGTCCTCGGCCAGCCGGGCGGTCTGCTCCTTCATCACGCCGTCCGCCTCCAGGGTGCCGATCAGCGAGGCGGCCTTGGGGCAGGTCAGGTAGTAGAGGGTGGGGAACGGCGTGCCGTCCGGCAGCCGGGGCGCGGTCTCCACCACATCGGGGTTGCCGCACGGGCAGCGGTGCGCGACGGCACGGGTGCCGCGCGGCACCCGGCCGAGCTGGGCCGCCACGGCGGCGAGGTCGCGGTCCGCGACGGGCTGGTTCTCAGTACTCATGGCTCATCAGGTCTTCACGGAGCGGGGGCAGGGGAGGGTGAGGCGGCGGCGTCCACCGAGTTCCAGACGGTGGTGTACCAGGGGAGGGCCTTGGCGGCCGGCCCGGAGCCGGTGCCGGACGGCTGGGTGGCGCCGGGCCCCGGGGTGGGGTCGACGGCGGTGAACGGGGTCTCGCCGGGCATCGCGTAGTGCAGCCGCTGCCGGGCCTGGGCCTTGACGAACTCCGGGTCCTGCCAGCGGGCCTTCTCGGCGGTCAGCTGCTGCACCGCGTTCTTGGCCTGCTCGGCCTTGACCCGCTGGGCGGCGATCTCGTCCCGCTGGTTGATGAACTGACGTGCCGGATAGGCCAGGATCGCCACCAGCGAGCAGAGCACCAGCACCAGCACGGTGGCCCGGCTGGTGAACCGCGGCCGCCCCGGGAACTTCCACGCTGCCATGAACTCCTCGCCCCTCCGTCGCGCCGGTGCCCCGGCCCCACCCTAAGCGGTGGCGGCCGGGGCACCGGTCATTTGCCGAGTTCGTCAGCCCTCGAACTTGCTCGGCCTACTGCTCGGCGGAGCGACTGTGCCTTTTACTCCGCAGAGCGGAAGCGCGGGAACGCGGCGCGGCCCGCGTACTCGGCGGCGTCGTCGAGGATCTCCTCGATGCGCAGCAGCTGGTTGTACTTGGCGACGCGGTCCGAGCGGGCCGGGGCACCGGTCTTGATCTGGCCGCAGTTGGTGGCGACGGCCAGGTCGGCGATGGTGACGTCCTCGGTCTCGCCCGAGCGGTGCGACATCATGCAGCGGTAGCCGTTGCGCTGGGCCAGCTCGACGGCGTCCAGGGTCTCGGTCAGCGAACCGATCTGGTTCACCTTCACCAGCAGCGCGTTGGCGGTGCCGGTCTCGATGCCCCGGGCCAGGCGCTCCGGGTTGGTGACGAACAGGTCGTCACCGACCAGCTGGACCTTGCTGCCGAGCTTGTCGGTGATGGCCTTCCAGCCCTCCCAGTCCTCCTCGTTCAGCGGGTCCTCGATGGAGACCAGCGGGTAGGAGTCGACCAGGTCGGCGTAGTAGTCGATCAGCTCGGCGGCCGACAGCGACTTGCCCTCGAACTGGTAGGCGCCGTCCTTGTAGAACTCGGTGGCGGCGACGTCCAGGGCCAGCGCGATGTCCTTGCCCGGCACGTAGCCGGCCTGCTTGATGGCCTCGGTGATGAGGTCCAGCGCGGCGCGGTTGGTCTCCAGGTTCGGGGCGAAGCCGCCCTCGTCGCCCAGGCCGGTGGACAGGCCGCGCTCCTTCAGCACCGCCTTGAGGGTGTGGTAGACCTCGGCACCCCAGCGCAGCGCCTCGGAGAACGACTCGGCGCCGATCGGCGCGATCATGAACTCCTGGATGTCCACGTTGGAGTCGGCGTGCGCGCCGCCGTTGAGGATGTTCATCATCGGGACCGGCAGGACGTGCGCGTTCGGGCCGCCCAGGTAGCGGAAGAGCGGCAGGTCCGAGGCCTCGGAGGCGGCGTGCGCCACGGCCAGCGAGACGCCGAGGATGGCGTTGGCGCCGAGCGAGGACTTGTCCGGGGTGGCGTCCAGGTCGAGCATCGCCTGGTCGATCAGCCGCTGCTCGGTGGCGTCGTAGCCGACCAGCTCCGGGCCGATCTGCTCGATGACGGCGAGGACGGCCTTCTCCACGCCCTTGCCGCCGTAGCGGTTCTTGTCACCGTCACGCAGCTCCAGCGCCTCGAAGGCTCCGGTGGAGGCGCCGGACGGGACGGCGGCACGGCCGGTGCTGCCGTCGTCGAGGCCGACCTCGACCTCGACCGTGGGGTTGCCGCGGGAGTCGAGGATCTCGCGTGCGACGACGACATCGATGGACGGCACTATGCATCTCCTTGCGGAAGCGGTCCTGGGGACAGCGGGAGGACGGGGGCCTTACGACCAGAGCCTAACCGCACCGGCCCGACCGGAGACCGGGACCTGGCTCCCGTCTCACGGTGTGGTTCTGCTACCTGTCGGTAGTTCACCTGAATGCCCGTCCGCCCCGGTCCGGGGCCGCCGCCGGTGCGGCGGCCCCGGGGGCCGGGCGTCGGCGGGTCAGCCGAGGTGGAGCGTCTGGCCGGGGAAGATCAGGTTTGGGTCCTGGCCGACCGTCGCGTGATTGGCCTGGTAGAGCGCCTGCCAGCCGCCGATCACCTGCTGGCCCTGGGCGATGGTGGAGAGCGTGTCGCCGGGCCGGACGGTGTACTCGTGGGCACCGGCCGTGGACGGCTCGGCGGGCTGCGGGGCCGGCTTCGGCTGGGCCGGCTTCGGGGTCGACCGGTGCTGCGGGGCGGCCGACCTGGGCTGGGCCTGCTGCGGCTTGGCCTGCTGGGGCTGGGCCGACCGCTCGGCGGACCGGGAGGCGGCCGCGCCGCCGCCGGGGTTCGCGGAGGCCGGGGCGCCGCCCTGGGTCAGCCCGGCCTTGACCGAGCAGACCGGCCAGGCGCCCGGCCCCTGCGAGGCCAGCACCCGCTCGGCGACCGCGATCTGCTGGTCCTTGCTGGCCAGGTCGGCCCGCGGGGCGTACTGGGTGCCGCCGTACGCGGCCCAGGTCGAGTTGGTGAACTGCAGCCCGCCGTAGAAGCCGTTGCCGGTGTTGATCGACCAGTTGCTGGTGCTCTCGCAGTTCGCCACGCCGTCCCACACGGAGACCGGGGCGGCGTGCGCGCCGGTCGCGGTGAGCAGCGGCATCGCAACTCCCGCGCCTGCCAAGCCGGCTACGGCGATGGCCTTCTCTGCGGTGGTACGGCGACGATGGCGGCCGGTGCCAAACAGCATTGAGACGTCCCTCTCCGCACGCCTGCGAGGTGAGCTGTCGGGTTCGGACCGGTGAGGTTGGCCCGGCCGCCCGCTCGGATCGCTCCGGCGGTCGGCTTCACCCCTAGCCGTGGGAGACGGCAGAAAAACCTGGGTCCCCCGCCCCTGCCCCCTGGTGGTCAGGTGTCCCGGCGACGCGATGGGCAGGATTCGGCGTACTCGCGTGCGGGGTTCGCCTACGCGAACTCCTGGGAGAGTAAGCAGATCTACTGACCAATCACAAGCTCATATCGCCCACATCACGCGGAAATTACGGTGCGTCATGCATCGCCTACCAACCGGTCAGGTTTGACCGATTTGATCCGCATTCAGACCATGACTGCACCGATGCTTCCGACGCGCCGTCACAACGGCGGGAGTTGGCGCACACTCAGTTTTCGACTGCGTCCGCGGGCTTTTCGGGCGTGAACGAAACCGGCAGTTCGCGCAGTCCGCGCATGATCAGACCGCCGCGCCAGCGCAACTCCCCCGGCTCGGCGGCGAGTCGCAGGTCCGGAAGCCGGGTCAGCAGCGTGGCCAGCGCCCGCTGGCCCTCCAGCCGGGCCAGCGGCGCGCCGATGCAGTAGTGGATGCCGTGCCCGAACCCCAGGTGCGGATTGTCCCGGCGGGCCAGGTCCATGGTGTCCGGCTGGTCGAACCTGGCCGGGTCGCGATCGGCCGCGGCCAGCACCACCAGCACCGGATCGCCGACCGGGATGTCCACCCCGCCGATGCTCAGCGGCGAGGTGGCGAACCGCCAGGTGGCCAGCTCCACCGGGCCGTCGTAGCGCAGCAGTTCCTCGACCGCGGTGGTCAGCAGCCCGGTCTCCCCGGCCGCCACCGAGGCCTGCAGGCGGGCCCGCTGCTCCGGGTGGTTCAGCAGCGCGAAGACGCCGTTGCCGATCAGGTTGACGGTCGTCTCGAAGCCGGCGAACAGCAGGATGAAGGCCATGGCGGCGGCCTCGTTCTCGGTCAGGTGCTCGCCGTGGTCGCTCGCCCGGATCAGACCGGAGATCAGGTCCTCGCCCAACTCCCCCCCGCGCTTGCGGTGGATCAGCTCCAGCAGATAGGCGCGCATCTTCTTGACCGCCCGGGCCACGCCGCCGCGCGGACCACCGCCGTGGCGGATCATCATCCCGGCCCAGTCACGGAAGTCGTCCTGGTCCTCGGCCGGCACCCCCAGCAGGTCGCAGATCGCGTAGATCGGCAGCGGGAACGCGAACTCGTGGATCAGATCGGCCGAGCCGCGCGCCGCGAAGGTGTCGATCAGCCGGTCGGTCAGGCGCTGCACCCGGGGCTCGAACTCGGCCACCCGGCGCGGGGTGAACGCCTTGGAGACCAGCCGCCGCAGCCGGGTGTGGTCCGGCGGGTCGATGTTCAGCAGGTGGGTCATCAGATCGGCCTGCCGCTCCCCCGGGATGCCGACCCGACCGGTGCGGTGCGCCTGCTCACTGTGGTGCGCCGGGTTCTTGGAGAGCCGGCTGTCGGCCAGCGCCTGCCGGGCGTCCGCATACCGCGTCACCAGCCAGGCGTCCACCCCGCTGGGCAGCGTGGTGCGGTGCACCGGGGCGTGCTCCCGCAGCCAGGCGTACGCCGGGTAGGGATCGGCGGCGAACTCCCAGGTGAACAGGGGCGGCATCGGGGCGGGCGGCTGGTTGGGCATGTCTTGACCGTATCCGTTCCCAAGTGGGAGTGAGTCTGGTCACCTGCCGGGTAATCCCTGTTGCGGAGGGTCAGGCGAAGCCTACGATCCCCGATTAATGGGTGGGCCACAGTGCGGTGGTGCCCACGGAGAGGAGTCAGGCCATGCGAGTAGCCGGGCAAGTGGTGGTCATCGCGGTGCTCGACGGCGGCGACGGCGACGCGCCGGCCCGCCGGTTCGCCGCAGCGGGAGCCACCGGTCTGCTGCTGGCGCACCCCCGGGTCGGCGTCGCCGAGGACCTGGCCGCCGCCCTGGACCGCACCGGCTGCCCGGTGGTCGGTGTCTCCTCGGACATCCACCAGCCCAGCGACATCGCCGCCCTGGTCGACACCTGCGAGAAGCACCTGGGCCGGATCGACCTGTTCTGCGTGGCCGGCCCGGACGGCGAGCGGATCGTCACCCTGGCCGACCTCCCCGGCGACCTGGACCGGCTGGCCGAGCTGCTCTACCCGCTGAGCGAGGCGATCGGCGAACTGCTGCCGCCGCAGCGGGAGCCGGTCAGGCGCACCGCGGCCTGACCCGTCCCGCTCAGTCGGCCAGGCCCTCCGCGGCCCGCACGGCCGCCCGGTAGCCGCGCGCGGCGCGCCGCAGCGCCGCGTCCGGATCCACCCTGGCGTCGTGCGCCCGCTGCACCACGGCCAGCAGCAGGGCGCCCGCGCTCTCCTCGGTCAGCTCGGCCGGCAGCTCGTAGGGCGCGTCCGGCACCCCGGTGAAGTCCGCGCGCCGCACCCGGGAGACCAGCTTGGCCGCGTACGCCAGCGCCGGCAGCCCGCTGGGCACGCCGTCCAGCACCGACTCCCGGTCCTGCTTCTCGGCCGCCTTGAGCGCCTCCCAGTTGGCCTCCACCTGGTCCGTGGTCTCGGCGTCCGAGTCGGCGAAGACGTGCGGGTGACGGTAGACCAGCTTGTCCACGATGTCCCCGGCCACGTCGTCGATGGAGAACGGGTCCTCGGCGTGCTCCTCGCCGATCCGGGAGTGGAAGAAGACCTGCAGCAGCACATCGCCGAGCTCCTCGCGCAGCGTCGCCCGGTCGCCCTCCTCGATCGCCTCGACCAGCTCGTAGGCCTCCTCGACCAGGTACTTCACCAGCGAGTCATGGGTCTGCTCGGCGTCCCACGGGCAGCCGCCGGGCGACCGCAGCCGGTCCATCACCGCGACCAGGTCGAGCAGCCGGGCGCCGGGCAGGTCGTAGGAGCCGGGCAGCAGCTCGATCTCGGGCGCCTCGCCGGCGTGCTCCACCGCGATCCTGGCCAGCGCGTCGGTCAGCCCCGGGTCGCCGTCCTGGCCGCCCAGGAACACCAGCGGGGCCCGCTCGGTGAGCTCCCGGGCCAGCGCGGGCGCACTGGTCCGCTCGATCTGCTCGACCTTGATGCCGGCCTGCGCCAGCGCGGGCAGCTGGGGGTGCTCCCGGTCGGCGGCCAGCACCAGCGGCGCGCCGTGCAGCGCCTGCCAGGCGGGCCAGCTGAGCAGCCCGGGGGCGATCCGGTGGGTGGTGGTCAGCAGGGTCAGCTTCGAGGTCTCCACACCTCGAACCTACCGCCCCGCTGTGAACTCAGGCGGCGGCGCCGGACTGCGGCAGCCACGGCTCGCTCGGGTTGTCCAGCACCGCCTGCGCCGGATCCCAGCTGCCGTAGCGCGGGTTGACCGTCACCCGCAGCTCCTCCGAGGCGATGGTCAGCAGCTGGTGCACCGCCTGGTTGCCGTCGGTGGTGCCCAGCTGCTGCCCGCTCACCTTGGCCAGCTTCTGCAGGCCGATCTGCTCGCGCAGATAGCCGTCGATCTCCTGGGCCGGGACACCGTTGCGCAGCAGCAGGTTCTGCTCCAGGGCCGCCTCCCCGGCCAGCGCCGCGACCTCCTGCTGGCGCAGCTGGGCCACCTCGGTGTCGGAGACCGACAGCTGGCGGTCGGCCAGCGCGCGGGCCACCACCTGGTCGAAGACCATCCCGTAGACGGTCGCACCGACCAGGCCCGCCTGCTCCTGGTACTGCCCGCTGGGCAGCTTGGCCGCCTGGTCCCGGAACTCCGCCACCCGGGCCTCCACCTGCGCCACCGTGATCCGGTCCGAGCCGATCAGGGCGGCGGCCCCGGGGCGGGGCGGCTGGCCGCCGCAGGCGCTCAACGCCAGCGCGCCCAGCAGGACGCCGAGCGCGGGCAGGGTGCGGCGGACGGAGCTGCTGCGGATCACGCGGGGCCTCCCGGGCAGGGCTGCGGTGGCGAAGTGGCCGAGACGTACTCCTGACGAGTCATGAGGATAGGGAGCGCGCCTGCCGTTGCCCAGACGTTGAACCGAACAGGTCACCGGGACGGACGATTTGGCGGACCGTCAGCTGATGGACTCAACTGACGGTAAGCCCGGCCCGGTTGGGGCTCGACCGGGGAAGACGCCCGCCCGACTGGGGGCCGACCGAGCAGAGCGCCCGGCGCGTTGGGGCTCAGCCGGCGGGGCGCCACCAGCTGGCGGTGCGCGGGTCGAGCGGCGGCAGCCGGCCGGTGCGGTGCTGCTGCAGCTGGTCCAGGTGGCGGCGCAGCCGCAGCACGTCCGGGTGGTGCGGGCCGAGCCGCGGCTCGCGGTCGAAGAGCAGCGCCAGCAGCCACTCCCAGGCGCCGTCCGGGTCGCCGGAGCCGGCCAGCAGCAGGCCGATCCGCTCGCGCAGCTCGAAGCAGCGGGCCGGGTCGGTGTCCGCCCCCTCGGCCAGCCGGGCCGTGCAGTCGGCCAGCAGTGCCCGGTACTCGGCCAGCGCCTCGGTCACCCGGCCGAGCTGCTCCAGGCAGGTGGCGGTCCGGCGCCGGTGCTCCAGCGCGGGCAGGGCGCGCGGGCCGTGCTCGGCCACCGCGGCGGCCGCCAGCAGCTGGTACTCCGGCAGCGCGGCCCGGTACTGGCCCTCCTGCAGCAGGGTGCGGGCGTAGATGGTGCGCAGCGTGATGACCAGCGGGGCGTGCTCGCCGTGCCGGGCCCGGGCCTGCGGCAGCAGCCGGCCGGCCAGGTCGATCACCTCGGCGTAGCGCTGGGCGGCCAGCAGGTCGGAGACCTGTCCGCAGGCGGCGGCCAGGTCGGTGACGGGTGCGGCGGCGGACGGTTCGGCGAGCGATGGGGGCACCTCCCGGCCGAAGGCCGGCGGAGGAACGTGCTGGCTCCTGGTCGGCTCGGGCACCGGATGCTGCGGGTGGCGGAACGGGACGGTCGGGTCCGGCACCGTCCCGTACGGCTGCGGCAGCGCCGGTTCGGTCGCGGGCAGCAGCGGCCGCAGCCGTCCGAACACCTGCTGTGCGTCCGCGGGCCGGTCCGCCGGGGCCTTGGCCAGCAGGTCGAGCACCAACGCCTCCAGCTCGGCCGGCACCTCGGCGCGCAACTGCCGCAGCGGCACCGGCGGATCGTCCACCTGGCGGCGCAGCACCCCGAGCGCGGTGGGGGCCCGGAACGGCTCCTCGCCGGTGAGCATCTCGTGCAGCAGGCAGCCGAGCGCGTAGAGGTCGCTGCGGGCGTCCACGCTGCCGGAGAGGGCCTGCTCGGGGGCCATGTAGGAGGGGCTGCCGATCGGCACGCCGGTGAGGGTGAGCCGGGTGTGGTCGCCGTCCAGCGCGGTGGCGATGCCGAGGTCGAGCAGCACCACCCGGCCGTCCGGGCGGACCATCACGTTGCTCGGCTTCAGGTCCCGGTGGACCACCGGGACGGCGTGCACCACCGAGAGCGCGGCGCAGATCTGGGCCGCCACCGCGGCCGCCCAGGACACCGGCAGCGGGCCCTCCTCGGCGATCAGGTCGGCCAGGCCGATGCCGGGCAGGCGCTGCATCACCAGGTAGAGCTCGCCCGCGTCCTCGCCGGCGTCGAAGACGGTGACCAGGCCCGGGTGGTCGAGGCCGGCGGTGATCCGGCACTCGCGCAGGAAGCGCCTGCGCAGGTCGTCGCGGAGCTCCGCGGTGTCGGCCGGGCCGGGCAGCTGGGGGCCCCTCCCAGCCTCCCCCAGCCTCCGGCCGGGGGGACCCCCATGGCTGGGGGCGTCGGCGCGGAGCAGCTTGACCGCCACCCGCCGGTCCAGGCGCTCGTCGTAGCCGGCCCAGACCTGGCCCATGCCGCCGTGTCCGATCTTCTCGGCGAGCCGGTAGCGCCCGCCGATCAGCCGCTCCCGGGTCACCGCCGGTCGCCCCCGGCCTGACGGCGCAGCAGCTCGCCGAGCTCCCGGAGGTCGTCGGTGGGGGCCGACGGGGCGACGGGAGACTGCTCCTGGACGGGAGGCCGGTCCTGAACGGGCAGCCGGTCCTGGACGGGAGGCCGGTCCTGGACGACCGGCCGGTGCTGAACGGGCGGGGCCGGGGCGTATCCGGCGACGGGCTGCGGGTACGCCCCGTACGGCTGCGGATACGGGTACCCCGGCGCGGGCTCCGGCCGGCCGCGCTCCCAGACCGCACGGCGGTCCATCAGCAGGAAGTGGATCGGCGTGCCGAAGATCAGCAGCAGCACCAGGCAGACGCCGGCCGTGTTGGCCGGGCCGCTCGTGGCCTTTCCGGACACCACGGCGCAGACCATCATGACCATCTCCGTCACCGCGACCACCACCGCGCCGACCACGTCCACCGTCCGTTTGCGCCGGGCCGCCAGCACGACGGCCGGCACGAAGCTGAAGAACGTCAGCGTCACCAGCGGCACCAGGCAGATCGCCACCTTCGCCCACACCACGAGCGGCCCCTTCGCCGTGGGCTGCAACGGTGGTTGATACGTCATCAGCGAGCTCCCCCAGGTGACACGGCCGTCAGCGAGGAAAACCGTACCGCCCGGCAGGCCCGGGTGGTCAGGGGCGCCTGCCCAGG
Protein-coding regions in this window:
- a CDS encoding serine/threonine-protein kinase — its product is MGQVWAGYDERLDRRVAVKLLRADAPSHGGPPGRRLGEAGRGPQLPGPADTAELRDDLRRRFLRECRITAGLDHPGLVTVFDAGEDAGELYLVMQRLPGIGLADLIAEEGPLPVSWAAAVAAQICAALSVVHAVPVVHRDLKPSNVMVRPDGRVVLLDLGIATALDGDHTRLTLTGVPIGSPSYMAPEQALSGSVDARSDLYALGCLLHEMLTGEEPFRAPTALGVLRRQVDDPPVPLRQLRAEVPAELEALVLDLLAKAPADRPADAQQVFGRLRPLLPATEPALPQPYGTVPDPTVPFRHPQHPVPEPTRSQHVPPPAFGREVPPSLAEPSAAAPVTDLAAACGQVSDLLAAQRYAEVIDLAGRLLPQARARHGEHAPLVITLRTIYARTLLQEGQYRAALPEYQLLAAAAVAEHGPRALPALEHRRRTATCLEQLGRVTEALAEYRALLADCTARLAEGADTDPARCFELRERIGLLLAGSGDPDGAWEWLLALLFDREPRLGPHHPDVLRLRRHLDQLQQHRTGRLPPLDPRTASWWRPAG
- a CDS encoding SurA N-terminal domain-containing protein; translated protein: MIRSSSVRRTLPALGVLLGALALSACGGQPPRPGAAALIGSDRITVAQVEARVAEFRDQAAKLPSGQYQEQAGLVGATVYGMVFDQVVARALADRQLSVSDTEVAQLRQQEVAALAGEAALEQNLLLRNGVPAQEIDGYLREQIGLQKLAKVSGQQLGTTDGNQAVHQLLTIASEELRVTVNPRYGSWDPAQAVLDNPSEPWLPQSGAAA